The Chloroflexota bacterium genome includes a window with the following:
- a CDS encoding AzlC family ABC transporter permease gives MTARREFLAGVRDALPLALGGAPFGLLYGTLVTSNHLPALVGQSMSFILYAGSAQVVIVPLLAAGTPALIVIGIALVINLRHALYSAALAPHMRPLGRPLRMLLAYLLTDEAFAVTITRYQSSVAGQPVHVYLLGAGLTWWLEWQIGTAAGIFVGGQMPANWPLDFAMPLMFIGLAVPMIKDRASLLAAVLAGVLALGLAGLPYKLGLVLATLIGVGAGMLADARLAKRKIQGSPTG, from the coding sequence ATGACCGCGCGCCGCGAGTTCCTGGCCGGCGTGCGTGATGCGCTACCGTTGGCGCTGGGCGGCGCGCCATTCGGCCTGCTGTACGGCACACTGGTGACCAGCAACCACCTACCCGCACTGGTCGGCCAGTCGATGTCGTTCATCCTGTACGCCGGCTCCGCGCAGGTCGTCATCGTACCACTGCTGGCGGCTGGCACGCCGGCGCTCATCGTCATCGGCATTGCCCTGGTCATCAACCTGCGCCACGCGCTGTATAGCGCCGCGCTCGCCCCGCACATGCGCCCGCTCGGGCGGCCGCTGCGCATGCTTCTGGCGTACCTGCTGACCGACGAGGCGTTCGCGGTCACGATCACCCGCTACCAGAGCAGCGTTGCAGGGCAGCCGGTGCATGTATACCTGCTCGGCGCCGGCCTGACCTGGTGGCTGGAATGGCAGATCGGCACCGCCGCCGGCATCTTCGTCGGCGGACAGATGCCGGCCAACTGGCCGCTCGACTTCGCCATGCCATTGATGTTTATCGGGCTGGCGGTGCCGATGATCAAAGACCGCGCCAGCCTGCTGGCCGCCGTGCTCGCAGGTGTCTTGGCGCTCGGCCTGGCGGGACTGCCATACAAGCTCGGCCTGGTGCTGGCAACGCTGATCGGCGTCGGCGCGGGCATGCTCGCCGATGCGCGGTTGGCGAAACGCAAAATCCAAGGATCGCCCACCGGTTAG
- a CDS encoding AzlD domain-containing protein: protein MDETLNLWAAIIGAGIVTYAIRLSFILAMERLTMPDWFRNALRFAPAAVLSAIVLPALFAGVTPSAPVNPQLIAGACAILVAWRTRNVLLTVLAGMAVFLLLQQGLGWS from the coding sequence ATGGACGAAACACTGAACCTCTGGGCTGCCATCATCGGCGCCGGCATCGTCACCTACGCGATCCGTCTCTCGTTCATTCTCGCGATGGAACGGTTGACCATGCCCGACTGGTTCCGCAATGCCCTGCGCTTCGCGCCCGCCGCAGTACTCTCGGCCATCGTCCTGCCCGCGCTATTCGCCGGCGTGACGCCGAGCGCGCCGGTGAACCCGCAATTGATCGCGGGGGCGTGCGCCATCCTCGTCGCATGGCGCACGCGCAACGTCTTGCTGACCGTCCTCGCCGGCATGGCCGTCTTCCTGCTCTTGCAGCAAGGGCTCGGATGGTCGTAG
- a CDS encoding AzlC family ABC transporter permease — translation MKARSAFLAGARDALPLILGGLPFGVLYGALATGSGLPPVVSQSMSLIVFAGSAQVIAVPLLAANAPAFVVIGIFLIVNLRHALYSAAIAPYTRSLGRAVRMLMAYFLVDEVFALAIARYQRDGDTKSAHAYYFGCAVAICLYWQLASAVGIFIGGQLPANWPLDFAMPLMFIALAVPMIKDRPGLLAAVVAGLLAVALAGLPYKLGLVLATLIGVGAGMLGSSAWTKH, via the coding sequence ATGAAAGCGCGCAGCGCATTCCTGGCCGGTGCGCGCGATGCACTGCCGTTGATACTGGGCGGCCTGCCGTTCGGCGTGCTGTATGGCGCACTGGCGACCGGCAGCGGCCTGCCGCCCGTCGTGAGCCAGTCGATGTCGCTGATCGTGTTTGCCGGATCCGCACAGGTCATCGCCGTGCCCCTGCTGGCCGCGAACGCGCCCGCGTTCGTAGTGATTGGCATCTTCCTGATCGTCAACCTGCGCCACGCGCTGTACAGCGCCGCAATCGCCCCGTACACGCGCTCGCTTGGGCGGGCGGTCCGCATGCTGATGGCGTATTTCCTGGTCGATGAGGTGTTCGCGCTGGCGATCGCCCGCTACCAGCGCGACGGCGACACGAAGTCCGCGCACGCCTATTACTTTGGCTGTGCCGTGGCGATATGCCTCTACTGGCAGCTCGCCTCGGCGGTGGGTATCTTCATCGGCGGGCAGTTGCCGGCCAACTGGCCGCTCGATTTCGCCATGCCGCTGATGTTCATCGCGCTGGCGGTGCCGATGATCAAAGACCGGCCCGGACTGCTGGCCGCCGTGGTCGCGGGACTGCTGGCCGTCGCGCTGGCGGGACTGCCGTACAAACTCGGCCTGGTGCTGGCGACGCTGATCGGCGTCGGCGCGGGCATGCTCGGGAGCAGCGCATGGACGAAACACTGA
- a CDS encoding threonylcarbamoyl-AMP synthase, with the protein MSAPILDMSDPAAIARAVKLLRGGGVIAFPTDTVYGIGAHGLIGAAVERLYVIKARPNDKSIPLLLASVDDVSQAAREVTPAAAALMRRHWPGALTIVLRKQPHLPDAVSNRDTVAVRVPDHADVRALIRALGAPLAATSANRSGRPELLDAAAIAAELGAELDLILDGGPLHGGVPSTVVDATVEPVRVLRAGAIKPEQL; encoded by the coding sequence ATGAGCGCTCCCATTCTTGACATGAGCGATCCGGCCGCTATCGCGCGCGCGGTGAAGCTCCTGCGCGGCGGCGGCGTGATCGCCTTCCCGACCGACACGGTGTACGGCATCGGCGCGCACGGGTTGATCGGCGCGGCAGTCGAGCGGTTGTACGTCATCAAGGCGCGGCCGAACGACAAGTCGATCCCGCTGCTGCTCGCCTCAGTGGACGACGTAAGCCAGGCGGCGCGCGAGGTGACGCCCGCCGCGGCCGCGCTGATGCGCCGCCACTGGCCCGGCGCGCTCACCATCGTACTGCGCAAGCAGCCGCACCTGCCCGACGCCGTCAGCAATCGCGATACGGTCGCCGTGCGCGTGCCGGACCACGCGGACGTGCGCGCACTGATCCGCGCGCTCGGCGCGCCGCTGGCCGCGACCAGCGCAAACCGCTCCGGGCGGCCGGAACTGCTCGACGCGGCGGCGATCGCCGCCGAACTCGGCGCGGAGCTCGACCTGATCCTCGACGGCGGGCCGCTGCACGGCGGCGTGCCGTCGACGGTGGTGGACGCCACCGTCGAGCCGGTGCGTGTGCTGCGCGCGGGCGCGATCAAGCCGGAGCAGCTATGA
- a CDS encoding dihydrodipicolinate synthase family protein translates to MTDHKPFRGIFPYLVSPLDADGRVRERVLRDVIRHVIAEGVQGISPLGSTGEFAYLTFEQRCEIVRIAVDEAAGCVPVVPGVAAYSISDAQRQAEAFVKLGADGLVLILQTLFPVSPRGIERYFSTVASSVPVPSVLYTNPGLLGGDIPHDVIEALSHVPNIRYIKDASGNTGRILSILNRVGGRIEIFSASAHIPLVVFQIGGVGWMAGPACVIPRQSVELYRLATAGRWDEAFALQKRLWAINELFQKYALAGCIKAALTIQGFDVGDPIAPQEPLKPEAVAEIRRVLDELKG, encoded by the coding sequence ATGACCGACCACAAACCATTTCGCGGCATCTTCCCCTACCTCGTGTCGCCACTGGACGCGGACGGCCGCGTGCGCGAGCGCGTGCTGCGCGATGTGATCCGGCATGTGATTGCCGAGGGCGTGCAGGGCATCAGCCCGCTCGGCAGCACCGGCGAGTTCGCCTACCTGACGTTCGAGCAGCGCTGCGAGATCGTGCGCATCGCCGTAGACGAGGCGGCCGGGTGCGTGCCGGTCGTGCCGGGCGTCGCCGCGTACTCGATCAGCGACGCGCAGCGGCAGGCCGAGGCGTTCGTCAAGCTCGGCGCGGACGGGCTCGTGCTGATCCTGCAAACGCTGTTCCCCGTGTCGCCGCGCGGCATCGAGCGCTATTTCAGCACCGTCGCCAGTTCGGTGCCGGTGCCGAGCGTGCTCTACACCAACCCTGGCCTGCTCGGCGGCGATATCCCGCACGATGTGATCGAGGCGCTGAGCCATGTGCCGAACATTCGCTACATCAAGGACGCGTCGGGCAACACCGGGCGCATCTTGTCCATCCTCAACCGCGTCGGCGGGCGCATCGAGATCTTCAGCGCGTCGGCGCACATCCCGCTCGTCGTGTTCCAGATCGGCGGCGTCGGCTGGATGGCCGGACCGGCCTGTGTCATCCCGCGCCAGAGCGTCGAATTGTATCGACTGGCAACGGCCGGCCGCTGGGACGAAGCGTTCGCGCTGCAGAAGCGACTGTGGGCAATTAACGAACTGTTCCAGAAGTACGCGCTGGCCGGCTGCATCAAGGCTGCGCTGACGATACAGGGCTTCGACGTCGGCGACCCGATCGCGCCGCAGGAACCGCTGAAGCCCGAAGCCGTCGCGGAGATCCGGCGCGTGCTGGACGAGCTGAAAGGATGA
- the prmC gene encoding peptide chain release factor N(5)-glutamine methyltransferase, which produces MTAYADLLRRAVDDLARAGIPDARLDAEILLAEARSLSRASVRARLDDAPDDAAAGRFAALIARRAQHEPVAYILGRQAFYGLDFAVDRRVLIPRPETELLVECALAWLAARTTATVLDVGTGSGAIAVALAVHAPSIRVVALDLSPDALAVAQANAARHGVAARITFRQSDLLESAPARADLMAANLPYISPAEWPALAPGILNYEPHRALDGGAEGLDLFRRFFAQAPAHLAPGGALMLEIGWTQARAVSALAQAAFRAATINVRRDGADLDRLVIVQT; this is translated from the coding sequence ATGACCGCCTACGCCGATCTGCTGCGCCGCGCCGTGGACGACCTGGCGCGGGCGGGTATACCGGATGCGCGCCTCGATGCAGAGATACTGCTCGCCGAGGCGCGTTCGCTTTCGCGCGCGTCGGTGCGCGCGCGCCTGGACGATGCGCCGGACGATGCCGCCGCCGGCCGCTTTGCGGCGCTGATCGCGCGCCGTGCGCAGCACGAGCCGGTCGCGTATATCCTGGGCCGGCAGGCGTTCTACGGCCTCGACTTCGCCGTCGACCGTCGCGTGCTGATCCCGCGCCCAGAGACCGAACTGCTGGTGGAGTGCGCGCTGGCATGGCTGGCGGCGCGTACGACGGCCACCGTGCTCGATGTCGGTACCGGCAGCGGGGCGATCGCCGTCGCGTTGGCAGTCCATGCGCCGAGTATCCGCGTCGTGGCGCTCGATCTGTCGCCGGATGCGCTGGCGGTCGCGCAGGCGAACGCGGCGCGGCATGGCGTCGCGGCGCGCATCACGTTCCGGCAGAGCGATCTGCTGGAGTCCGCGCCGGCGCGCGCCGACCTGATGGCCGCCAACCTGCCGTACATTTCGCCGGCCGAATGGCCCGCCCTCGCGCCCGGCATCTTGAACTACGAGCCGCACCGGGCGCTCGATGGCGGCGCCGAGGGGCTCGACCTGTTCCGGCGTTTCTTCGCGCAGGCTCCGGCGCACCTCGCGCCCGGCGGCGCGTTGATGCTGGAGATCGGCTGGACGCAGGCGCGCGCGGTGTCGGCACTGGCGCAGGCCGCTTTCCGCGCCGCAACAATCAATGTGCGGCGTGATGGCGCGGACCTCGACCGGCTGGTGATTGTGCAGACGTAG